In one window of Zhihengliuella sp. ISTPL4 DNA:
- a CDS encoding DNA gyrase/topoisomerase IV subunit A: MPKTPPPEPVEERIQDIDLSHEMQGSFLEYAYSVIYSRALPDARDGLKPVQRRILFQMAEMGLRPDRGHVKSARVVGEVMGKLHPHGDSAIYDALVRLAQEWALRVPLVDGHGNFGSLDDGPAAARYTEARLAAPALSLTENLDEDVVDFIPNYDGQFQQPAVLPAAFPNLLVNGASGIAVGMATNMAPHNLIEVVAAATHLLENPDATTEDLMEYVPGPDFPSGGILMGLDGVKDAYTTGRGALKVRGRTSIEPLGPRRTGIIVSELPYMVGPERLIEKIRDAVQAKKLQGISDVTDLTDRNHGLRVAIGIKTGFDPNAVLEQLYRLTPLEDSFSINNVALVDGQPRTLGLKEMLSVYVGHRIEVITRRSRYRLARREERLHLVEGLLIAILDIDEVIQVIRSSDDTEQARTRLRSVFDLSEPQAEYILELRLRRLTKFSRIELEAERDALLAEIASLRELLASPALLRAAVAQELDAVAEAYGTPRRTLLMNAAPPKPRATKGAVDLQIADAPTTVVLSTTGRAVRVDLTEGQELTAPARRSKHDAILATVETTVRGEVGALTSTGRVVRFSPVDLPSVPGTSVQLAAGTPLRDYLGITTKGERILGFVRFDSDTPVALGTAQGIVKRIVPSTLPVRPDLEVIGLKTGDSVVGVADAADDADLVFLTTDAQLLRFSASAVRPQGAPAGGMAGIKLGSGAAVLFFGAVSPDAEAVVATVSGADSVLPGTEPGRAKVSAFTEYPSKGRATGGVRAHAFLKGEDRLTVAWVGPTPALAVDPTGAVRKLPEPGARRDASGQPIDGVIGSIGRTLV, translated from the coding sequence ATGCCGAAAACCCCGCCGCCCGAGCCTGTCGAGGAACGCATCCAGGACATCGACCTCTCCCACGAGATGCAGGGCTCCTTCCTCGAGTACGCCTACTCCGTCATCTATTCGCGCGCACTCCCCGACGCGAGGGACGGGCTCAAGCCGGTGCAGCGTCGCATCCTCTTCCAGATGGCGGAGATGGGCCTGCGCCCGGACCGCGGCCATGTGAAGAGCGCCCGCGTCGTCGGCGAGGTCATGGGAAAGCTGCACCCTCATGGGGACTCGGCGATCTATGACGCGCTCGTCCGCCTCGCGCAGGAGTGGGCCCTCCGGGTGCCGCTCGTCGACGGTCACGGCAACTTCGGATCCCTGGACGACGGCCCCGCCGCCGCGAGGTACACCGAAGCGCGCCTCGCCGCTCCCGCGCTCTCGCTGACCGAGAACCTCGACGAGGACGTCGTCGACTTCATCCCGAACTACGACGGCCAGTTCCAGCAGCCCGCCGTGCTGCCCGCGGCGTTCCCCAACCTGCTCGTCAACGGTGCCAGCGGCATCGCGGTGGGCATGGCGACCAACATGGCGCCGCACAACCTCATCGAGGTCGTCGCCGCGGCAACCCACCTGCTGGAGAACCCGGACGCCACCACCGAGGACCTCATGGAGTACGTCCCCGGTCCCGACTTCCCGTCGGGCGGGATCCTGATGGGGCTCGACGGCGTCAAGGACGCCTACACGACCGGGCGCGGCGCTCTGAAGGTCCGCGGACGCACCTCGATCGAGCCACTGGGTCCCCGCCGCACCGGCATCATCGTCTCGGAGCTGCCGTACATGGTCGGCCCCGAGCGTCTGATCGAGAAGATCCGCGACGCGGTGCAGGCGAAGAAGCTGCAGGGCATCAGCGACGTGACCGATCTCACCGACCGCAACCACGGCCTCCGCGTCGCGATCGGGATCAAGACCGGTTTCGATCCGAACGCCGTGCTGGAGCAGCTCTATCGGCTCACCCCGCTGGAGGACTCCTTCAGCATCAACAACGTCGCGCTCGTCGATGGCCAGCCCCGCACCCTCGGGCTCAAGGAGATGCTCAGCGTCTACGTCGGCCACCGCATCGAGGTCATCACCCGCCGCAGCCGCTACCGCCTCGCACGCCGGGAGGAGCGCCTGCACCTGGTGGAGGGTCTGCTCATCGCGATCCTCGACATCGACGAGGTCATCCAGGTCATCCGGTCCTCGGACGACACGGAGCAGGCACGCACCCGGCTCCGCTCCGTGTTCGACCTCAGCGAGCCGCAGGCCGAGTACATCCTCGAGCTGCGGCTGCGGCGCCTGACGAAGTTCTCTCGCATCGAGCTCGAGGCGGAGCGAGACGCCCTCCTCGCGGAGATCGCGTCGCTGCGGGAGCTGCTCGCCAGCCCGGCGCTGCTGCGCGCGGCCGTCGCGCAGGAGCTGGACGCCGTGGCCGAGGCCTACGGGACGCCGCGCCGTACCCTGCTGATGAATGCGGCCCCGCCGAAGCCCCGCGCGACGAAGGGCGCGGTGGATCTGCAGATCGCCGACGCTCCGACCACCGTGGTCCTGTCGACGACCGGTCGTGCCGTGCGCGTGGACCTCACCGAAGGGCAGGAGCTCACCGCCCCTGCTCGGCGGAGCAAGCACGACGCCATCCTCGCGACCGTCGAGACGACGGTGCGCGGGGAGGTCGGTGCGCTCACGAGCACGGGACGCGTCGTCCGCTTCTCCCCCGTCGACCTGCCCTCGGTGCCCGGCACCTCCGTACAGCTCGCCGCGGGGACTCCGCTGCGAGACTACCTGGGGATCACGACCAAGGGCGAGCGCATCCTCGGATTCGTCCGCTTCGACAGCGACACCCCGGTCGCCCTCGGCACCGCGCAGGGCATCGTCAAGCGGATCGTGCCGTCGACCCTGCCGGTGCGTCCGGACCTCGAGGTCATCGGCCTCAAGACCGGCGACTCCGTGGTCGGTGTGGCCGACGCGGCGGACGACGCGGACCTCGTGTTCCTGACGACGGATGCGCAGCTGCTACGGTTCTCGGCCTCGGCGGTCCGTCCGCAGGGCGCGCCGGCCGGCGGCATGGCGGGCATCAAGCTCGGCTCGGGCGCCGCGGTCCTCTTCTTCGGCGCCGTCAGCCCGGACGCCGAAGCCGTCGTCGCCACGGTCTCCGGTGCGGACAGCGTCCTTCCCGGCACCGAGCCGGGCCGCGCGAAGGTCTCGGCGTTCACGGAATACCCGTCCAAGGGACGCGCGACCGGTGGCGTCCGCGCCCACGCCTTCCTGAAGGGCGAGGACCGCCTCACCGTCGCCTGGGTCGGCCCGACCCCGGCTCTGGCCGTCGACCCCACCGGCGCGGTGCGCAAGCTCCCCGAGCCCGGAGCGCGTCGCGACGCCTCCGGTCAGCCGATCGACGGCGTCATCGGCAGCATCGGCCGCACGCTCGTCTGA
- a CDS encoding alkaline phosphatase family protein: MSFMLPSAPSGTRSVVGVADDLCAALRGESATLPRAESAVLVVIDGLGAISLRGHAGHARSLTAAMTKKDIAQTVFPTTTAAALTSLTTGVWPGEHGLVGYRVRDPERDILVNQLSGWETDGLDPLTWQGAPTIFERAAAGGRATFAVGLAAYAHSGFTRATLRGATFVPAATPEERVETAYALAEQHPGALVYCYLPEVDKAGHKHGVASAEWVAALERIDGALSVRVPPRVGVVVTSDHGMVDVPSHRQVVLEAEHLTGIRHVGGEPRMLHLYAEPDADAARLTVRLRSDLEGVADVVTRTEAVQTGLLGPVVREDALRRIGDLLVIATGVRALYDGTAEDQRNRGMIGQHGALTPEETRVPFLRFGAFAS; this comes from the coding sequence ATGTCCTTCATGCTACCGTCCGCGCCGTCCGGCACCCGGAGCGTCGTCGGGGTGGCGGACGACCTGTGCGCCGCGCTCCGAGGCGAATCCGCGACGCTGCCGCGCGCCGAATCGGCGGTTCTCGTCGTGATCGACGGCCTCGGCGCGATCAGCCTCCGCGGCCATGCGGGGCATGCGCGGTCGCTGACCGCCGCGATGACGAAGAAGGACATCGCGCAGACGGTGTTCCCGACCACGACCGCCGCCGCGCTCACGAGCCTTACCACCGGCGTCTGGCCGGGCGAGCACGGTCTCGTCGGGTACCGCGTCCGGGATCCCGAGCGGGACATCCTCGTGAATCAGCTCAGCGGGTGGGAGACGGACGGCCTGGACCCGCTCACCTGGCAGGGGGCACCCACGATCTTCGAGCGCGCCGCTGCGGGGGGACGAGCGACGTTCGCGGTCGGGCTCGCCGCCTACGCGCACAGTGGCTTCACCCGAGCGACGTTGCGGGGGGCGACGTTCGTCCCCGCGGCGACACCGGAGGAGCGCGTCGAGACCGCGTACGCCCTCGCTGAGCAACACCCCGGTGCGCTCGTGTACTGCTATCTGCCGGAGGTCGACAAAGCCGGCCACAAGCATGGTGTCGCCTCCGCCGAATGGGTCGCCGCGCTGGAGCGCATCGACGGCGCGCTGTCCGTGCGCGTCCCGCCTCGCGTCGGCGTCGTCGTGACCTCCGACCACGGAATGGTCGATGTGCCGTCGCACCGTCAGGTGGTGCTGGAGGCGGAGCACCTCACCGGTATCCGCCACGTCGGCGGAGAGCCCCGGATGCTGCATCTCTATGCGGAGCCCGACGCCGACGCCGCACGGCTGACCGTACGCCTCCGCAGCGACCTCGAGGGCGTGGCCGACGTCGTCACCCGCACAGAGGCGGTGCAGACGGGTCTTCTCGGTCCCGTCGTCCGTGAGGACGCCCTCCGGCGCATCGGCGATCTTCTGGTCATCGCCACCGGCGTACGAGCGCTCTACGACGGCACAGCCGAGGACCAGCGCAATCGCGGCATGATCGGACAGCACGGAGCGCTCACGCCGGAGGAGACCAGGGTCCCGTTCCTGCGGTTCGGCGCGTTCGCCTCCTGA
- the sepH gene encoding septation protein SepH: MENVTIVGTEAGVLVLATEAGERFALPIDAVLQREIRRATRQAEPAAQKLAASPRDIQAQIRAGLTAAEVAELLGISVDDVARFEGPVLAEREHIIGQALAVPVLIGSEVEPDAQPTFGAAVRAKLAEVGASSERWASWKEESGWIIKLEFSANDVEHDARWSFDPRRSALSPLNADATQLSRQGSLPDGLIPRLRAVEADRATSPYKDDSRFDSGAFGPRLVPAPAADAEEPVQPERSAPAVQDAAINRAPDAASTSPETADLLEALRRRRGQREPSPIERDVEENHDEPDPIALFAALEEPDDEPEAPEPTPRQPAGGDGEGTGRRRRRNAMPSWDEIVFGARTDE; encoded by the coding sequence ATGGAAAACGTCACCATCGTCGGCACAGAAGCAGGAGTGCTCGTCCTCGCGACCGAGGCGGGCGAGCGGTTCGCGCTGCCCATCGACGCCGTGCTGCAGCGGGAGATCCGCCGCGCCACCCGCCAAGCCGAGCCGGCGGCGCAGAAGCTCGCCGCGAGTCCGCGGGACATCCAGGCGCAGATCCGCGCCGGACTCACCGCTGCCGAGGTCGCCGAGCTCCTCGGGATCAGCGTCGACGACGTCGCCCGCTTCGAGGGTCCGGTCCTCGCCGAGCGTGAGCACATCATCGGGCAGGCGCTAGCCGTGCCCGTCCTCATCGGCAGCGAGGTCGAGCCGGACGCCCAGCCGACCTTCGGCGCCGCCGTCCGCGCCAAACTCGCCGAAGTGGGCGCATCGTCCGAGCGTTGGGCCAGCTGGAAGGAGGAATCCGGCTGGATCATCAAGCTGGAGTTCTCCGCCAACGACGTCGAGCACGACGCGCGCTGGAGCTTCGACCCGCGGCGCAGCGCCCTCTCCCCCCTGAACGCCGACGCCACGCAACTCTCGCGGCAGGGGTCCCTCCCGGACGGGCTGATCCCTCGCCTGCGGGCTGTGGAAGCCGACCGCGCCACCTCGCCCTACAAGGACGACAGCCGCTTCGACTCCGGCGCGTTCGGTCCTCGCCTCGTTCCTGCGCCCGCCGCGGACGCGGAGGAGCCGGTTCAGCCGGAGCGCTCGGCCCCCGCCGTCCAGGATGCCGCGATCAACCGCGCACCCGACGCCGCCTCGACGAGCCCGGAGACCGCCGACCTCCTGGAAGCCCTGCGCCGTCGCCGGGGCCAGCGCGAGCCGTCGCCGATCGAGCGCGACGTGGAGGAGAACCACGACGAGCCCGACCCGATCGCCCTGTTCGCAGCACTGGAAGAACCGGACGATGAGCCGGAGGCTCCGGAGCCGACACCCCGTCAGCCGGCGGGCGGCGACGGCGAAGGCACCGGCCGGCGACGCCGGAGGAACGCCATGCCGTCCTGGGACGAGATCGTCTTCGGAGCACGTACCGACGAGTGA
- a CDS encoding DUF4193 domain-containing protein yields MATDYDAPRKSEDDSESIEALKERVPDKLSGTTGDEDSDNPSNFDLPGADLSDLELDVVVLPAQQDEFTCMSCFLVKHRSQLDHEGPDGPICKECAA; encoded by the coding sequence ATGGCAACCGATTACGACGCTCCCCGAAAGAGTGAAGACGACTCCGAGTCGATCGAAGCCCTCAAGGAGCGTGTGCCGGACAAGCTGTCCGGCACGACCGGAGACGAGGACTCCGACAACCCGTCGAACTTCGATCTCCCTGGCGCGGACCTCTCCGACCTCGAGCTGGATGTCGTCGTGCTGCCCGCGCAGCAGGACGAGTTCACCTGCATGAGCTGCTTCCTCGTGAAGCACCGCTCGCAGCTCGACCACGAGGGACCCGATGGCCCCATCTGCAAGGAGTGCGCTGCCTGA
- a CDS encoding DUF3093 domain-containing protein: MQNPATDTRPHYRERLAPSLWLLVTIALAGPMVSLIFVPVGSTFALLLGAAVSALLVVAAIVLAPVVSVQSGVLRAGRAHIDVRYLGEPVALTGDEARAARGPELPARGWHLIRGGIDGLVVVPNTDEADPVIAWTISTRTPDRLAAAIRAARG; this comes from the coding sequence ATGCAGAACCCCGCCACGGACACACGTCCCCACTACCGCGAACGCCTGGCCCCCAGCCTGTGGCTGCTGGTCACCATCGCCCTCGCAGGCCCGATGGTGTCCCTGATCTTCGTGCCCGTGGGCTCGACCTTCGCGCTGCTCCTCGGCGCCGCGGTCTCCGCGCTCCTCGTCGTGGCCGCGATCGTCCTCGCTCCAGTCGTGTCGGTGCAGAGCGGCGTGCTCCGCGCGGGACGCGCCCACATCGACGTGCGCTACCTCGGCGAACCGGTGGCGCTGACCGGCGACGAGGCGCGGGCCGCACGAGGGCCGGAGCTCCCGGCTCGCGGGTGGCACCTCATCCGCGGCGGCATCGACGGCCTGGTGGTGGTGCCGAACACCGACGAGGCCGATCCCGTCATCGCGTGGACGATCTCGACCCGCACCCCCGACCGTCTCGCCGCGGCCATCCGCGCGGCGCGGGGCTGA
- the dut gene encoding dUTP diphosphatase, with amino-acid sequence MTDSVDVPIIAAVVPGYAHPGDAGADLVAAEAVRLEPGERALVPTGVRIALPDGYAAFVVPRSGLAAKHGISIVNSPGTVDAGYRGEIKVSLINTDIHSAYDVAVGDRIAQLIVMPVTRARFLPVDELPDSVRGAGGFGSTGYQAQTPENEAGQAK; translated from the coding sequence GTGACCGATTCCGTTGATGTCCCCATTATCGCCGCAGTGGTCCCCGGCTACGCGCATCCGGGTGACGCCGGCGCCGATCTCGTGGCCGCCGAGGCCGTGCGGCTGGAGCCGGGGGAGCGTGCGCTCGTCCCCACCGGCGTGCGCATCGCCCTGCCGGACGGTTATGCGGCTTTCGTGGTGCCCCGCAGCGGGCTGGCGGCGAAGCACGGCATCTCGATCGTGAATTCCCCGGGGACCGTCGACGCCGGCTACCGGGGAGAGATCAAGGTCAGCCTGATCAACACGGACATCCACAGCGCGTACGATGTCGCCGTCGGCGATCGCATCGCACAGCTGATCGTGATGCCCGTCACCCGTGCCCGGTTCCTTCCGGTCGACGAGCTGCCGGACAGCGTCCGCGGCGCCGGCGGATTCGGATCGACCGGCTATCAGGCACAGACTCCCGAGAACGAAGCAGGACAGGCGAAATGA
- a CDS encoding DUF3710 domain-containing protein, which yields MTDSNDTPSKSAPENRATEGPFDDSEANPVRPYIDLGGIKILPREGLNLRLEVEEQSKRIVAVGLDYAESSLQVQPFAAPRSGGLWDETRVQLRDQVKAQGGRVEEREGPLGKELLAEVPATASEGSGLRLARFIGIDGPRWFLRGVIGGAAASDPEAAAKVEDLFRSIVVVRGGAPMPPRDLIPLKMPATPGSA from the coding sequence ATGACCGACAGCAACGACACCCCCTCCAAGTCGGCGCCGGAGAACCGCGCCACCGAGGGACCGTTCGACGACTCCGAGGCGAACCCCGTCCGCCCGTACATCGACCTCGGCGGGATCAAGATCCTGCCCCGCGAGGGCCTGAACCTGCGGCTCGAGGTGGAGGAGCAGAGCAAGCGCATCGTGGCGGTCGGGCTCGACTACGCCGAGTCGTCGCTCCAGGTGCAGCCCTTCGCCGCTCCGCGCAGCGGCGGTCTCTGGGACGAGACGCGCGTCCAGCTGCGCGACCAGGTCAAGGCGCAGGGCGGTCGGGTCGAGGAACGGGAAGGTCCGCTCGGCAAGGAGCTCCTCGCCGAGGTGCCCGCGACAGCCAGCGAGGGCTCCGGCCTGCGCCTCGCGCGCTTCATCGGCATCGACGGGCCCCGCTGGTTCCTCCGCGGCGTCATCGGTGGCGCGGCCGCCTCGGACCCCGAAGCCGCGGCGAAGGTCGAGGATCTCTTCCGCTCGATCGTCGTCGTGCGCGGAGGAGCGCCCATGCCGCCGCGCGACCTCATCCCGCTGAAGATGCCGGCGACGCCGGGCTCCGCGTGA
- a CDS encoding DUF3159 domain-containing protein: MTTPDAEEPRAQSASEILGAALGGAARKAGLDPSESASTHKVVWSAMGGWRGILESVLPSLAFVILFTLRPEPLLLPLGVSVGLAAVFTVVRLVQKSPPSAALGGLIAAVAAAGLALWTGRGEDNFVPGLITNAVYGSAILVSALIGWSVIGLAVGFLMGEGTAWRADRRKRRAFFWLGIAWAVLFFTRLMVQFPLYLAGDVTALGTLKLVMGLPLFAPLIAVTWLVVRALYPRASSHDDPAAA, from the coding sequence GTGACCACGCCGGACGCCGAGGAGCCGCGCGCGCAGAGCGCATCGGAGATCCTCGGAGCAGCGCTCGGAGGCGCGGCGCGCAAGGCAGGACTCGACCCGTCCGAGAGCGCGAGCACGCACAAGGTGGTCTGGTCGGCCATGGGTGGCTGGCGCGGGATCCTCGAGTCGGTCCTGCCGAGCCTCGCGTTCGTGATCCTGTTCACCCTTCGGCCGGAGCCCCTGCTGCTGCCCCTGGGAGTGTCCGTCGGTCTGGCCGCCGTGTTCACCGTCGTCCGCCTGGTGCAGAAGTCTCCGCCATCGGCCGCCCTCGGCGGGCTCATCGCGGCCGTTGCCGCCGCGGGACTGGCGCTGTGGACGGGCCGCGGCGAGGACAACTTCGTTCCCGGCCTCATCACGAACGCGGTCTACGGCTCCGCGATCCTCGTCTCCGCGCTCATCGGCTGGTCCGTCATCGGCCTCGCCGTGGGCTTCCTCATGGGGGAGGGCACCGCCTGGCGCGCCGACCGTCGCAAGCGGCGGGCCTTCTTCTGGCTCGGCATCGCCTGGGCCGTGCTGTTCTTCACGCGACTGATGGTGCAGTTCCCGCTGTACCTGGCCGGCGACGTCACCGCCCTCGGCACCCTCAAGCTCGTGATGGGGCTGCCGCTGTTCGCGCCGCTGATCGCCGTGACCTGGCTGGTGGTCCGTGCGCTCTATCCCCGCGCGTCGTCGCACGACGACCCCGCGGCGGCGTGA